The following are from one region of the Mycetohabitans rhizoxinica HKI 454 genome:
- the minD gene encoding septum site-determining protein MinD → MAKIIVVTSGKGGVGKTTTSASFASGLALRGHKTAVIDFDVGLRNLDLIMGCERRVVYDLINVIQGEANLHQGLIKDKKCEQLYILPASQTRDKDALTLEGVEKVINDLIEMGFEYIVCDSPAGIESGALMAMHFADEALIVTNPEVSSVRDSDRILGILASKTRRAIEGREPVKEHLLITRYNPKRVSEGEMLSLDDIQEILRIPLIGVIPESESVLHASNQGVPAVHLDGTDVAESYKDVIARFLGEQKPLRYIDYQKPGLLQRLFGSK, encoded by the coding sequence ATGGCAAAAATCATTGTGGTGACTTCGGGCAAGGGCGGGGTCGGCAAGACGACGACGAGCGCAAGCTTTGCGTCCGGACTCGCGCTGCGCGGGCACAAGACGGCCGTCATCGATTTCGATGTGGGCTTGCGCAATCTCGATCTCATCATGGGCTGTGAGCGTCGTGTCGTGTACGACCTGATCAACGTGATCCAGGGTGAAGCGAACTTGCACCAGGGGCTGATCAAGGACAAGAAATGCGAGCAGTTGTACATCCTGCCCGCATCGCAGACGCGCGACAAGGATGCGTTGACGCTGGAGGGCGTCGAGAAGGTCATCAACGACTTGATCGAAATGGGCTTTGAATACATCGTTTGCGACTCGCCGGCCGGCATCGAGTCCGGTGCGTTGATGGCGATGCACTTCGCGGATGAAGCGCTGATCGTCACGAACCCCGAAGTATCGTCGGTTCGGGACTCGGACCGCATCCTCGGGATCCTGGCATCCAAGACGCGCCGCGCGATCGAGGGTCGGGAACCGGTCAAGGAGCATTTGCTGATTACGCGCTATAACCCAAAGCGGGTCAGCGAAGGCGAGATGCTGTCGCTGGACGACATCCAAGAGATTCTGCGGATCCCGTTAATCGGCGTGATCCCGGAATCCGAGTCGGTGCTGCATGCGTCGAACCAGGGCGTGCCGGCAGTGCATTTAGATGGGACCGACGTGGCCGAGTCGTACAAGGACGTGATCGCGCGTTTCCTTGGGGAGCAAAAGCCGCTGCGGTACATTGATTACCAAAAGCCGGGCTTGTTGCAACGCCTGTTCGGCAGCAAGTAA
- the minE gene encoding cell division topological specificity factor MinE, whose amino-acid sequence MSILSFLLGEKRKSASVAKERLQLIIAHERAAGRAPADYLPALQRELVAVISKYVKISNDDIRVHLERQDDLEVLEVKIEIPQP is encoded by the coding sequence ATGTCGATTCTTTCTTTTCTGCTTGGCGAGAAACGCAAGTCTGCGTCGGTTGCGAAGGAGCGCTTGCAACTGATCATCGCACATGAGCGTGCGGCCGGACGGGCGCCGGCCGACTATTTGCCGGCGCTGCAACGCGAGCTTGTCGCGGTGATCTCAAAATACGTGAAGATCTCGAACGACGACATCAGGGTTCATCTCGAGCGGCAGGACGATCTCGAGGTGCTTGAGGTCAAGATCGAGATTCCGCAGCCTTGA
- a CDS encoding OpgC domain-containing protein encodes MTTPIRRSIEVDFLRGVVLIVIAIDHICGSSLTKFMLHNYAFCDAAEVFVFLGGYASAAAYVTIDANRGGRAASLRFLSRSVQIYRAYWLTAALMLASGAMIAALRLRTPMLAESEWPLFAAQPWSMIRDIALFRHQPYLAAVLPMYAFFALGASVAVPYARRAPVATLFASLVVWLSAPVLGPLLPSARAGGWGFNPFAWQFMFVCGMLARLHPVPSAFHASCTARGLTRLALGIALGFAFSKLVLQTQPMPGIMKQNLAPLRIVSFAALAWPVAVAVQRGWLRALASRMRDVVNVGQQGMPCFVAGAFISIVIDTALRVSGPHRMPFVAGLCGDALAISAVIATARLARALKRRAVATRGGPAVSRSGQTATMPPGIRPTQARQGSEAGAGGPWPRRQPDASR; translated from the coding sequence ATGACGACGCCTATACGACGCTCAATCGAGGTTGATTTTCTTCGGGGCGTGGTACTGATTGTGATCGCGATCGATCACATCTGCGGCAGCTCGCTTACCAAGTTCATGCTGCATAACTACGCGTTTTGTGACGCCGCGGAAGTGTTCGTGTTTCTGGGTGGCTATGCGTCAGCGGCTGCCTATGTGACGATCGACGCGAACCGCGGCGGGCGGGCCGCGTCCCTGCGCTTTCTATCGCGCAGCGTGCAAATCTATCGTGCCTATTGGCTGACCGCGGCATTGATGCTTGCTTCGGGAGCGATGATCGCCGCGCTGCGCTTGCGCACACCGATGCTCGCCGAGAGCGAATGGCCGTTGTTCGCGGCGCAGCCGTGGTCGATGATCCGTGACATCGCGTTGTTTCGGCACCAGCCATATTTGGCCGCCGTGCTGCCAATGTACGCGTTCTTTGCACTCGGCGCCAGCGTTGCGGTGCCCTACGCACGCCGTGCACCCGTTGCCACGTTATTTGCTAGCCTCGTGGTATGGCTGTCCGCGCCGGTGCTAGGGCCGCTACTGCCCAGCGCCAGGGCGGGCGGCTGGGGATTCAATCCGTTCGCGTGGCAATTCATGTTCGTTTGCGGGATGCTGGCACGGCTGCATCCTGTGCCCTCAGCGTTTCATGCGTCGTGCACGGCTCGCGGATTGACGCGGCTCGCCCTCGGCATCGCGCTCGGCTTTGCGTTCTCTAAACTGGTGCTGCAAACCCAGCCGATGCCGGGCATCATGAAACAAAACCTTGCGCCGCTGCGGATCGTCAGCTTTGCCGCGTTGGCGTGGCCCGTGGCCGTCGCGGTCCAGCGCGGCTGGCTCCGTGCGCTGGCCAGCCGGATGCGGGACGTCGTCAACGTGGGACAGCAAGGGATGCCGTGCTTCGTGGCTGGCGCGTTCATATCGATCGTCATCGATACGGCGCTGCGGGTCAGCGGCCCGCACCGGATGCCGTTCGTCGCGGGACTATGCGGCGACGCGCTGGCGATCAGCGCGGTAATCGCCACGGCGCGGCTGGCCCGGGCGCTGAAGCGGCGCGCGGTGGCCACGCGCGGCGGGCCCGCCGTGTCGCGGTCTGGACAGACGGCGACGATGCCGCCCGGTATCCGACCCACTCAAGCCCGGCAGGGGAGCGAAGCCGGCGCGGGCGGACCATGGCCACGCCGGCAGCCGGACGCATCGCGCTGA
- the minC gene encoding septum site-determining protein MinC yields the protein MSAKKSPFFELRSGTLDTLLFVVKTTDLAEMRAELSRRFDATPEFFANDVVAIDLRRLPVDQRVPVAEVAEMLKAFRMHPAGIVANDAQRSWAQLDALPFVESSERRAVRSDEPAAGASPQAASTVPQAASCDMMAQGDAAADTERGGGNVTRVIDKPLRSGQQVYAKGDLVVLGLVSYGAEVIAEGNIHIYAPLRGRALAGVHGNHGARIFCTCLEPELISIAGIYRTTETPLGPDVLGKSVQIRLADEKLIIEPLRLT from the coding sequence ATGTCGGCCAAGAAATCGCCCTTTTTCGAACTGCGCAGCGGTACGCTGGACACGCTTCTGTTCGTCGTGAAGACGACCGATCTGGCCGAGATGCGTGCTGAACTGAGTCGACGCTTTGACGCGACACCGGAGTTTTTCGCCAACGACGTGGTGGCGATCGACCTGCGGCGCCTGCCGGTGGACCAACGCGTACCGGTCGCAGAAGTGGCCGAGATGCTGAAGGCATTCCGAATGCATCCGGCCGGCATCGTCGCAAACGACGCACAACGGTCGTGGGCACAACTTGATGCACTGCCGTTCGTCGAGTCATCTGAACGGCGTGCGGTCCGCAGCGACGAGCCCGCGGCCGGGGCGTCGCCACAGGCCGCCTCGACGGTGCCGCAGGCCGCCTCCTGCGACATGATGGCCCAGGGCGACGCCGCAGCCGACACCGAGCGGGGCGGCGGCAATGTGACACGGGTGATCGACAAGCCGCTGCGTTCGGGGCAGCAGGTCTATGCAAAGGGCGACCTCGTTGTGCTGGGCCTGGTCAGCTACGGTGCGGAAGTGATTGCCGAGGGCAACATCCACATCTATGCGCCGCTGCGCGGACGCGCACTGGCGGGCGTGCATGGCAACCACGGCGCGCGGATCTTTTGCACGTGCTTGGAGCCGGAACTGATCTCAATCGCCGGTATCTACCGAACCACCGAGACGCCACTCGGGCCCGATGTGCTTGGCAAGTCGGTACAGATCCGGTTGGCGGACGAGAAGTTGATCATCGAGCCGCTGCGGTTGACGTAG
- a CDS encoding DUF3005 domain-containing protein — protein MDSTDKNPPQPEQRRQAAESLLKKPETETAHAQVNDIERASSGKEAGLGQSTSSPGATPYEPRAGIDGRADPVQLAHPRGTDLRNNDATDNTVDTDGKNAEAKKTGQNIQAIVSQATLDNAVPTPARGLGGFDSRIGGELPLIALRDNYELVDHGVVTPVESPHPALESTMTDRESLATAAAARGESYAAHRLRPERLIEIRLRSGARH, from the coding sequence ATGGACTCAACAGACAAAAACCCGCCCCAGCCCGAGCAACGACGCCAGGCAGCCGAAAGCCTGTTGAAAAAGCCCGAGACTGAAACGGCGCACGCGCAAGTGAACGACATCGAGCGCGCGTCGAGCGGAAAAGAAGCCGGCTTGGGCCAATCCACATCGTCGCCCGGTGCGACGCCATACGAGCCTCGCGCAGGCATCGACGGTCGCGCAGACCCCGTGCAGTTGGCTCATCCACGCGGCACCGACCTGCGCAACAACGATGCCACCGATAACACGGTGGACACCGACGGCAAGAACGCGGAGGCGAAGAAGACAGGCCAAAACATCCAGGCCATTGTGTCGCAGGCCACGCTGGACAACGCTGTCCCCACGCCGGCCCGTGGACTTGGCGGCTTCGACAGCCGCATCGGGGGCGAATTGCCGCTCATTGCGCTGCGCGATAACTACGAGCTGGTGGACCATGGCGTTGTCACACCAGTCGAATCGCCACACCCAGCGCTCGAGTCGACGATGACCGACCGGGAGTCGCTTGCCACCGCGGCCGCAGCGCGCGGCGAATCGTACGCCGCCCATCGGCTTCGGCCCGAGCGCCTGATTGAAATCCGCCTGCGCAGCGGCGCAAGGCACTGA